One Gadus morhua chromosome 23, gadMor3.0, whole genome shotgun sequence DNA segment encodes these proteins:
- the relch gene encoding RAB11-binding protein RELCH homolog isoform X2, which produces MAAGSVNPFNLSDSEEEAERRPNVTTDTQRSPNGGASSGPPGNPFATPVDTEPPTLLLSSNRTSPSAEGLPVSAAATAAMTGGTGDTRVSIDAIAAQLLRDQYILTALELHTEMLEAGRELPRLRDYFSNPGNFERQSGTPPASKDQGLGPGGPLNRAGSISTLDSLDFARYSDDGNRETDERVTVLEFELRKAKETIQALRTNLTQAAESELTSQERKKHKSSVEFQDPIRQLEKRALNFLVNEYLLRNEYKLAAITFSDENDDQDFELWDDVGLNIPKPPDLLQLYRNGGSVASSPRETVDVAVSMELGDLPGNYTSQEQSKKPDLLQQQQTELVQELEYQIGLLNTEKESLAEQIRKMHSEIQILKRCASSPPSAPLDLGGCPTSGPPSTDSSDLPSTRPLDNGQYLDIRAGSTVEDSADPPMTQSSPQPQTQSHGKLKSRGPVHFDQPNRKLSPAFQQALLSFCRMSSDSRLGAEVSRIADSEESVMLMLGRCLPHIVPNVLLAKRERMVAHLCQELIPLILCTACLHPEARERDQLLHILFNLIKRPDDEQRQMILTGCVAFARHVGPTRVEAELLPQCWEQINHKYPERRLLVAESCGALAPYLPKEIRSSLVLSMLQQMLAEDKADMVREAVVKSLGIIMAYIDDPDKYSQVCGLELMLLSLADPSERVVSATHQVFIPAFAAWTTELGILHTTLIPSLLTRIEKLLLVGGEHGLDEHKLHMYLSALQSLIPPLFAVVLQNAPFTSRAKLHGDVPAIEGTASASMLTRFPRPASPLQDVATIVGSRETVSVLLSLYDHQLEHEGTTGWDSLLWVVNQLLPQLIEIVGRINVTSSTCVHEFSRFFWRLCRTFGKIFTNTKVKPQFQEILRLSEENVDASTGNGILTKATVPIYATGVLTCYNQEEDRKLLVGFLEDVMTTLSLSHAPLDSLKASFVELGANPAYHELLLTVLWYGVVHTSALVRCTAARMFELILRGMSEALVDRRAAPALITLCSGPEFSVRISTIPAFGTIMETVTQKELLERVKMQLESFLEDPQYQDQHSLHMEIIRTFGRVGPNAEPRFRDEFVLPHLHKLALGNNSQTVEAKRIDIATQLFEAYSALSCCFISEEVMVNHFLPGLRCLRADMEQLSAEHEVILSSMIRECEIKIENRSIGDAQGSLSIASSLVGEDAKTKFLSKMGQLTTSGAMLANVFQRKK; this is translated from the exons ATGGCGGCGGGTAGCGTCAACCCGTTTAACCTCAGCGACTCAGAGGAAGAGGCTGAACGGCGACCCAATGTAACcacggacacacagaggagCCCGAACGGAGGTGCAAGCTCGGGGCCTCCAGGCAACCCATTTGCTACACCTGTAGACACCGAGCCGCCGACCCtgctgctgtctagcaacagaACCAGCCCAAGCGCCGAGGGGCTCCCCGTATCGGCCGCAGCCACCGCCGCGATGACAGGCGGCACCGGGGACACACGGGTGTCCATTGATGCCATAGCCGCACAGCTTTTACGGGACCAATACATCCTGACAGCCCTGGAGCTCCACACTGAAATGTTAGAAGCCGGAAGAGAGCTCCCGAGGCTCAGGGATTATTTTTCCAACCCTGGCAACTTCGAGCGACAGAGCGGCACTCCACCCGCCTCCAAAGACCAGGGATTGGGACCCGGTGGACCCCTGA ATCGGGCGGGCAGCATCAGCACGTTAGACTCTTTGGACTTCGCTCGCTACTCGGACGACGGGAATCGCGAGACGGACGAACGGGTGACGG tGCTGGAGTTTGAGCTACGGAAAGCAAAGGAGACCATTCAGGCCCTGCGCACCAACTTGACTCAGGCAGCAG AAAGTGAACTGACCTCCCAGGAAAGGAAAAAACACAAGTCTAGTGTTGAGTTCCAG GACCCAATCCGACAGCTGGAGAAACGAGCCTTAAACTTCCTTGTCAATGAGTATTTGTTAAGGAACGAATACAAACTCGCTGCCATCACCTTCTCTGATGAAAACGATGACCAG GACTTTGAGCTGTGGGACGACGTGGGTCTCAACATCCCCAAGCCCCCTGACCTGCTGCAGCTCTACAGGAACGGAGGCTCCGTGGCCTCGTCGCCCCGGGAGACGGTGGACGTGGCCGTGAGCATGGAGCTGGGCGATCTGCCAGGGAACTACACCTCCCAGGAGCAGTCAAAGAAGCCCGACCTCTTGCAGCAG CAGCAGACGGAGCTGGTGCAGGAGCTGGAGTACCAGATCGGCCTCCTCAACACTGAGAAGGAGAGCCTGGCTGAGCAGATCAGGAAAATGCACAG TGAGATTCAGATCCTGAAGAGGTGCGCTTCGTCCCCGCCGTCGGCCCCCCTAGACCTGGGCGGCTGCCCCACGTCTGGCCCTCCCTCCACCGACTCATCGGATCTCCCGTCCACG CGGCCGCTGGATAACGGCCAGTACCTGGACATCCGGGCTGGGTCAACGGTTGAGGACAGTGCGGACCCTCCCATGACCCAGAGTTCCCCACAGCCCCAGACGCAGTCTCACGGCAAGCTAAAAAGCAGAGGCCCTGTCCATTTTGACCAGCCCAATCG GAAACTGTCTCCGGCCTTCCAGCAGGCACTGCTGTCCTTCTGCAGAATGTCCTCCGACAGCCGCCTCGGAGCGGag GTGTCCCGCATCGCCGACAGCGAGGAGAGTGTGATGCTCATGCTGGGTCGCTGCCTCCCCCACATCGTCCCCAACGTGCTCCTGGCCAAGAGAGAG AGAATGGTCGCGCACCTGTGCCAG GAGCTCATCCCCCTCATCCTGTGCACGGCCTGCCTCCACCCCGAGGCCAGGGAGCGAGACCAGCTCCTCCACATCCTCTTCAACCTCATCAAGAGACCCGACGACGAGcagag aCAGATGATCCTGACGGGATGCGTGGCGTTTGCCCGGCACGTGGGCCCCACGCGCGTGGAAGCCGAGCTCCTGCCCCAGTGTTGGGAACAG aTCAACCACAAGTACCCAGAGAGAAGGCTGCTGGTGGCAGAGTCTTGTGGGGCCTTAGCACCGTACTTGCCT AAAGAGATCCGCAGCTCCCTGGTGCTGTCCATGCTGCAGCAGATGCTGGCGGAGGACAAGGCGGACATGGTGCGGGAGGCGGTGGTCAAGAGCCTGGGCATCATCATGGCCTACATCGACGACCCCGACAAGTACTCCCAGGtctgc GGCCTGGAGCTCATGCTGCTGTCCCTGGCCGACCCCTCTGAGCGGGTGGTGAGTGCCACCCACCAGGTCTTCATCCCCGCCTTCGCCGCCTGGACCACCGAGCTGGGCATCCTGCACACCACGCTCATCCCCTCCCTGCTCACGCGCATCGAGAAGCTGCTGCTGGTTggt GGCGAGCACGGCCTGGACGAACACAAGCTGCACATGTACCTGTCTGCCCTGCAGTCGCTGATCCCGCCGCTGTTTGCGGTGGTTCTGCAGAACGCGCCGTTCACCAGCAGAGCCAAGCTGCACGGAGACGTCCCCGCCATAGAGGGTACCGCCAGCGCAAGCATGC tgaCGCGGTTCCCCCGGCcggcctcccccctccaggacgTGGCCACCATCGTGGGCAGCCGGGAGACGGTCAGCGTGCTGCTGTCCCTCTACGACCACCAGCTGGAGCACGAGGGCACCACGGGCTGGGACAGCCTGCTCTGGGTGGTCAACCAGCT TCTTCCCCAGCTCATCGAGATCGTGGGGCGCATCAATGTGACCTCATCCACCTGCGTCCACGAGTTCTCCCGCTTCTTCTGGCGCTTGTGTCGGACTTTCGGGAAGATCTTCACAAACACTAAG GTTAAACCACAGTTTCAAGAGATCCTCAGGCTTTCTGAAGAGAATGTTG ACGCGTCGACAGGAAACGGGATTCTGACCAAGGCCACCGTCCCCATCTACGCCACGGGAGTACTCACGTGTTACAACCAG GAGGAGGACCGCAAGCTCCTGGTGGGCTTCCTGGAGGACGTCATGAccaccctgtccctgtcccacGCCCCGCTGGACAGCCTCAAGGCCTCCTTCGTAGAGCTGGg ggCTAACCCTGCGTACCATGAACTGCTGCTGACCGTTCTCTGGTACGGGGTCGTCCACACCTCGGCCCTGGTCCGATGTACTGCCGCGCGCATGTTTGAG TTGATTCTCCGAGGCATGAGCGAAGCGTTAGTTGACCGCCGGGCCGCCCCGGCCCTCATAACGCTGTGCAGCGGGCCCGAATT CTCTGTCCGAATTTCCACCATCCCTGCCTTCGGAACCATCATGGAGACGGTCACGCAGAAAGAG CTGCTGGAGCGCGTGAAGATGCAGCTGGAGTCCTTCCTGGAGGACCCCCAGTATCAGGACCAGCACTCCCTCCACATGGAGATCATCCGGACCTTCGGCCGCGTGGGCCCCAACGCAGAGCCGCGGTTCAGAGATGAGT TCGTGCTGCCCCACCTGCACAAGCTAGCGCTGGGTAACAACAGCCAGACGGTGGAGGCCAAGAGGATAGACATCGCCACCCAGCTGTTTGAGGCCTACAGCGCCCTTTCCTGCTGCT TCATCtcggaggaggtgatggtgaaccacttcctgcccggcttgCGGTGTCTCCGGGCAGACATGGAGCAGCTCTCTGCTGAGCACGag GTCATCCTGAGCTCCATGATCAGGGAGTGCGAGATCAAGATCGAGAACCGGAGCATCGGAGACGCACAAgg ctCGCTGTCCATCGCGTCCAGCCTCGTGGGCGAGGACGCCAAGACCAAGTTCCTGAGCAAGATGGGTCAGCTGACCACCTCCGGCGCCATGCTGGCCAACGTCTTCCAGAGGAAGAAGTGA
- the relch gene encoding RAB11-binding protein RELCH homolog isoform X9 codes for MAAGSVNPFNLSDSEEEAERRPNVTTDTQRSPNGGASSGPPGNPFATPVDTEPPTLLLSSNRTSPSAEGLPVSAAATAAMTGGTGDTRVSIDAIAAQLLRDQYILTALELHTEMLEAGRELPRLRDYFSNPGNFERQSGTPPASKDQGLGPGGPLNRAGSISTLDSLDFARYSDDGNRETDERVTVLEFELRKAKETIQALRTNLTQAAESELTSQERKKHKSSVEFQDPIRQLEKRALNFLVNEYLLRNEYKLAAITFSDENDDQDFELWDDVGLNIPKPPDLLQLYRNGGSVASSPRETVDVAVSMELGDLPGNYTSQEQSKKPDLLQQQQTELVQELEYQIGLLNTEKESLAEQIRKMHSEIQILKRCASSPPSAPLDLGGCPTSGPPSTDSSDLPSTRPLDNGQYLDIRAGSTVEDSADPPMTQSSPQPQTQSHGKLKSRGPVHFDQPNRKLSPAFQQALLSFCRMSSDSRLGAEVSRIADSEESVMLMLGRCLPHIVPNVLLAKRERMVAHLCQELIPLILCTACLHPEARERDQLLHILFNLIKRPDDEQRQMILTGCVAFARHVGPTRVEAELLPQCWEQINHKYPERRLLVAESCGALAPYLPKEIRSSLVLSMLQQMLAEDKADMVREAVVKSLGIIMAYIDDPDKYSQVCGLELMLLSLADPSERVVSATHQVFIPAFAAWTTELGILHTTLIPSLLTRIEKLLLVGGEHGLDEHKLHMYLSALQSLIPPLFAVVLQNAPFTSRAKLHGDVPAIEGTASASMLTRFPRPASPLQDVATIVGSRETVSVLLSLYDHQLEHEGTTGWDSLLWVVNQLLPQLIEIVGRINVTSSTCVHEFSRFFWRLCRTFGKIFTNTKVKPQFQEILRLSEENVDASTGNGILTKATVPIYATGVLTCYNQEEDRKLLVGFLEDVMTTLSLSHAPLDSLKASFVELGANPAYHELLLTVLWYGVVHTSALVRCTAARMFELCLLSLLFNMLLMMSICLPALHVVTNRFPPLMSRSAPWFHFYPLKSAPFSDWPSSKFPNRPKSSSERT; via the exons ATGGCGGCGGGTAGCGTCAACCCGTTTAACCTCAGCGACTCAGAGGAAGAGGCTGAACGGCGACCCAATGTAACcacggacacacagaggagCCCGAACGGAGGTGCAAGCTCGGGGCCTCCAGGCAACCCATTTGCTACACCTGTAGACACCGAGCCGCCGACCCtgctgctgtctagcaacagaACCAGCCCAAGCGCCGAGGGGCTCCCCGTATCGGCCGCAGCCACCGCCGCGATGACAGGCGGCACCGGGGACACACGGGTGTCCATTGATGCCATAGCCGCACAGCTTTTACGGGACCAATACATCCTGACAGCCCTGGAGCTCCACACTGAAATGTTAGAAGCCGGAAGAGAGCTCCCGAGGCTCAGGGATTATTTTTCCAACCCTGGCAACTTCGAGCGACAGAGCGGCACTCCACCCGCCTCCAAAGACCAGGGATTGGGACCCGGTGGACCCCTGA ATCGGGCGGGCAGCATCAGCACGTTAGACTCTTTGGACTTCGCTCGCTACTCGGACGACGGGAATCGCGAGACGGACGAACGGGTGACGG tGCTGGAGTTTGAGCTACGGAAAGCAAAGGAGACCATTCAGGCCCTGCGCACCAACTTGACTCAGGCAGCAG AAAGTGAACTGACCTCCCAGGAAAGGAAAAAACACAAGTCTAGTGTTGAGTTCCAG GACCCAATCCGACAGCTGGAGAAACGAGCCTTAAACTTCCTTGTCAATGAGTATTTGTTAAGGAACGAATACAAACTCGCTGCCATCACCTTCTCTGATGAAAACGATGACCAG GACTTTGAGCTGTGGGACGACGTGGGTCTCAACATCCCCAAGCCCCCTGACCTGCTGCAGCTCTACAGGAACGGAGGCTCCGTGGCCTCGTCGCCCCGGGAGACGGTGGACGTGGCCGTGAGCATGGAGCTGGGCGATCTGCCAGGGAACTACACCTCCCAGGAGCAGTCAAAGAAGCCCGACCTCTTGCAGCAG CAGCAGACGGAGCTGGTGCAGGAGCTGGAGTACCAGATCGGCCTCCTCAACACTGAGAAGGAGAGCCTGGCTGAGCAGATCAGGAAAATGCACAG TGAGATTCAGATCCTGAAGAGGTGCGCTTCGTCCCCGCCGTCGGCCCCCCTAGACCTGGGCGGCTGCCCCACGTCTGGCCCTCCCTCCACCGACTCATCGGATCTCCCGTCCACG CGGCCGCTGGATAACGGCCAGTACCTGGACATCCGGGCTGGGTCAACGGTTGAGGACAGTGCGGACCCTCCCATGACCCAGAGTTCCCCACAGCCCCAGACGCAGTCTCACGGCAAGCTAAAAAGCAGAGGCCCTGTCCATTTTGACCAGCCCAATCG GAAACTGTCTCCGGCCTTCCAGCAGGCACTGCTGTCCTTCTGCAGAATGTCCTCCGACAGCCGCCTCGGAGCGGag GTGTCCCGCATCGCCGACAGCGAGGAGAGTGTGATGCTCATGCTGGGTCGCTGCCTCCCCCACATCGTCCCCAACGTGCTCCTGGCCAAGAGAGAG AGAATGGTCGCGCACCTGTGCCAG GAGCTCATCCCCCTCATCCTGTGCACGGCCTGCCTCCACCCCGAGGCCAGGGAGCGAGACCAGCTCCTCCACATCCTCTTCAACCTCATCAAGAGACCCGACGACGAGcagag aCAGATGATCCTGACGGGATGCGTGGCGTTTGCCCGGCACGTGGGCCCCACGCGCGTGGAAGCCGAGCTCCTGCCCCAGTGTTGGGAACAG aTCAACCACAAGTACCCAGAGAGAAGGCTGCTGGTGGCAGAGTCTTGTGGGGCCTTAGCACCGTACTTGCCT AAAGAGATCCGCAGCTCCCTGGTGCTGTCCATGCTGCAGCAGATGCTGGCGGAGGACAAGGCGGACATGGTGCGGGAGGCGGTGGTCAAGAGCCTGGGCATCATCATGGCCTACATCGACGACCCCGACAAGTACTCCCAGGtctgc GGCCTGGAGCTCATGCTGCTGTCCCTGGCCGACCCCTCTGAGCGGGTGGTGAGTGCCACCCACCAGGTCTTCATCCCCGCCTTCGCCGCCTGGACCACCGAGCTGGGCATCCTGCACACCACGCTCATCCCCTCCCTGCTCACGCGCATCGAGAAGCTGCTGCTGGTTggt GGCGAGCACGGCCTGGACGAACACAAGCTGCACATGTACCTGTCTGCCCTGCAGTCGCTGATCCCGCCGCTGTTTGCGGTGGTTCTGCAGAACGCGCCGTTCACCAGCAGAGCCAAGCTGCACGGAGACGTCCCCGCCATAGAGGGTACCGCCAGCGCAAGCATGC tgaCGCGGTTCCCCCGGCcggcctcccccctccaggacgTGGCCACCATCGTGGGCAGCCGGGAGACGGTCAGCGTGCTGCTGTCCCTCTACGACCACCAGCTGGAGCACGAGGGCACCACGGGCTGGGACAGCCTGCTCTGGGTGGTCAACCAGCT TCTTCCCCAGCTCATCGAGATCGTGGGGCGCATCAATGTGACCTCATCCACCTGCGTCCACGAGTTCTCCCGCTTCTTCTGGCGCTTGTGTCGGACTTTCGGGAAGATCTTCACAAACACTAAG GTTAAACCACAGTTTCAAGAGATCCTCAGGCTTTCTGAAGAGAATGTTG ACGCGTCGACAGGAAACGGGATTCTGACCAAGGCCACCGTCCCCATCTACGCCACGGGAGTACTCACGTGTTACAACCAG GAGGAGGACCGCAAGCTCCTGGTGGGCTTCCTGGAGGACGTCATGAccaccctgtccctgtcccacGCCCCGCTGGACAGCCTCAAGGCCTCCTTCGTAGAGCTGGg ggCTAACCCTGCGTACCATGAACTGCTGCTGACCGTTCTCTGGTACGGGGTCGTCCACACCTCGGCCCTGGTCCGATGTACTGCCGCGCGCATGTTTGAG CTCTGCCTGCTATCGCTGCTTTTTAACATGTTGTTGATGATGAGCATCTGTCTGCCCGCGTTACATGTGGTTACCAACCGCTTTCCCCCCCTGATGTCCCGAAGTGCACCCTGGTTCCACTTCTACCCACTAAAGTCCGCCCCCTTTTCTGATTGGCCCTCCTCTAAATTTCCAAATCGGCCTAAATCTTCTTCAGAGAGAACGTGA
- the relch gene encoding RAB11-binding protein RELCH homolog isoform X1, which yields MAAGSVNPFNLSDSEEEAERRPNVTTDTQRSPNGGASSGPPGNPFATPVDTEPPTLLLSSNRTSPSAEGLPVSAAATAAMTGGTGDTRVSIDAIAAQLLRDQYILTALELHTEMLEAGRELPRLRDYFSNPGNFERQSGTPPASKDQGLGPGGPLNRAGSISTLDSLDFARYSDDGNRETDERVTVLEFELRKAKETIQALRTNLTQAAESELTSQERKKHKSSVEFQDPIRQLEKRALNFLVNEYLLRNEYKLAAITFSDENDDQDFELWDDVGLNIPKPPDLLQLYRNGGSVASSPRETVDVAVSMELGDLPGNYTSQEQSKKPDLLQQQQTELVQELEYQIGLLNTEKESLAEQIRKMHSEIQILKRCASSPPSAPLDLGGCPTSGPPSTDSSDLPSTRPLDNGQYLDIRAGSTVEDSADPPMTQSSPQPQTQSHGKLKSRGPVHFDQPNRKLSPAFQQALLSFCRMSSDSRLGAEVSRIADSEESVMLMLGRCLPHIVPNVLLAKRERMVAHLCQELIPLILCTACLHPEARERDQLLHILFNLIKRPDDEQRQMILTGCVAFARHVGPTRVEAELLPQCWEQINHKYPERRLLVAESCGALAPYLPKEIRSSLVLSMLQQMLAEDKADMVREAVVKSLGIIMAYIDDPDKYSQVCGLELMLLSLADPSERVVSATHQVFIPAFAAWTTELGILHTTLIPSLLTRIEKLLLVGGEHGLDEHKLHMYLSALQSLIPPLFAVVLQNAPFTSRAKLHGDVPAIEGTASASMLTRFPRPASPLQDVATIVGSRETVSVLLSLYDHQLEHEGTTGWDSLLWVVNQLLPQLIEIVGRINVTSSTCVHEFSRFFWRLCRTFGKIFTNTKVKPQFQEILRLSEENVDASTGNGILTKATVPIYATGVLTCYNQEEDRKLLVGFLEDVMTTLSLSHAPLDSLKASFVELGANPAYHELLLTVLWYGVVHTSALVRCTAARMFELLVKGVNETLVAQRVVPALITLSSDPEISVRISTIPAFGTIMETVTQKELLERVKMQLESFLEDPQYQDQHSLHMEIIRTFGRVGPNAEPRFRDEFVLPHLHKLALGNNSQTVEAKRIDIATQLFEAYSALSCCFISEEVMVNHFLPGLRCLRADMEQLSAEHEVILSSMIRECEIKIENRSIGDAQGSLSIASSLVGEDAKTKFLSKMGQLTTSGAMLANVFQRKK from the exons ATGGCGGCGGGTAGCGTCAACCCGTTTAACCTCAGCGACTCAGAGGAAGAGGCTGAACGGCGACCCAATGTAACcacggacacacagaggagCCCGAACGGAGGTGCAAGCTCGGGGCCTCCAGGCAACCCATTTGCTACACCTGTAGACACCGAGCCGCCGACCCtgctgctgtctagcaacagaACCAGCCCAAGCGCCGAGGGGCTCCCCGTATCGGCCGCAGCCACCGCCGCGATGACAGGCGGCACCGGGGACACACGGGTGTCCATTGATGCCATAGCCGCACAGCTTTTACGGGACCAATACATCCTGACAGCCCTGGAGCTCCACACTGAAATGTTAGAAGCCGGAAGAGAGCTCCCGAGGCTCAGGGATTATTTTTCCAACCCTGGCAACTTCGAGCGACAGAGCGGCACTCCACCCGCCTCCAAAGACCAGGGATTGGGACCCGGTGGACCCCTGA ATCGGGCGGGCAGCATCAGCACGTTAGACTCTTTGGACTTCGCTCGCTACTCGGACGACGGGAATCGCGAGACGGACGAACGGGTGACGG tGCTGGAGTTTGAGCTACGGAAAGCAAAGGAGACCATTCAGGCCCTGCGCACCAACTTGACTCAGGCAGCAG AAAGTGAACTGACCTCCCAGGAAAGGAAAAAACACAAGTCTAGTGTTGAGTTCCAG GACCCAATCCGACAGCTGGAGAAACGAGCCTTAAACTTCCTTGTCAATGAGTATTTGTTAAGGAACGAATACAAACTCGCTGCCATCACCTTCTCTGATGAAAACGATGACCAG GACTTTGAGCTGTGGGACGACGTGGGTCTCAACATCCCCAAGCCCCCTGACCTGCTGCAGCTCTACAGGAACGGAGGCTCCGTGGCCTCGTCGCCCCGGGAGACGGTGGACGTGGCCGTGAGCATGGAGCTGGGCGATCTGCCAGGGAACTACACCTCCCAGGAGCAGTCAAAGAAGCCCGACCTCTTGCAGCAG CAGCAGACGGAGCTGGTGCAGGAGCTGGAGTACCAGATCGGCCTCCTCAACACTGAGAAGGAGAGCCTGGCTGAGCAGATCAGGAAAATGCACAG TGAGATTCAGATCCTGAAGAGGTGCGCTTCGTCCCCGCCGTCGGCCCCCCTAGACCTGGGCGGCTGCCCCACGTCTGGCCCTCCCTCCACCGACTCATCGGATCTCCCGTCCACG CGGCCGCTGGATAACGGCCAGTACCTGGACATCCGGGCTGGGTCAACGGTTGAGGACAGTGCGGACCCTCCCATGACCCAGAGTTCCCCACAGCCCCAGACGCAGTCTCACGGCAAGCTAAAAAGCAGAGGCCCTGTCCATTTTGACCAGCCCAATCG GAAACTGTCTCCGGCCTTCCAGCAGGCACTGCTGTCCTTCTGCAGAATGTCCTCCGACAGCCGCCTCGGAGCGGag GTGTCCCGCATCGCCGACAGCGAGGAGAGTGTGATGCTCATGCTGGGTCGCTGCCTCCCCCACATCGTCCCCAACGTGCTCCTGGCCAAGAGAGAG AGAATGGTCGCGCACCTGTGCCAG GAGCTCATCCCCCTCATCCTGTGCACGGCCTGCCTCCACCCCGAGGCCAGGGAGCGAGACCAGCTCCTCCACATCCTCTTCAACCTCATCAAGAGACCCGACGACGAGcagag aCAGATGATCCTGACGGGATGCGTGGCGTTTGCCCGGCACGTGGGCCCCACGCGCGTGGAAGCCGAGCTCCTGCCCCAGTGTTGGGAACAG aTCAACCACAAGTACCCAGAGAGAAGGCTGCTGGTGGCAGAGTCTTGTGGGGCCTTAGCACCGTACTTGCCT AAAGAGATCCGCAGCTCCCTGGTGCTGTCCATGCTGCAGCAGATGCTGGCGGAGGACAAGGCGGACATGGTGCGGGAGGCGGTGGTCAAGAGCCTGGGCATCATCATGGCCTACATCGACGACCCCGACAAGTACTCCCAGGtctgc GGCCTGGAGCTCATGCTGCTGTCCCTGGCCGACCCCTCTGAGCGGGTGGTGAGTGCCACCCACCAGGTCTTCATCCCCGCCTTCGCCGCCTGGACCACCGAGCTGGGCATCCTGCACACCACGCTCATCCCCTCCCTGCTCACGCGCATCGAGAAGCTGCTGCTGGTTggt GGCGAGCACGGCCTGGACGAACACAAGCTGCACATGTACCTGTCTGCCCTGCAGTCGCTGATCCCGCCGCTGTTTGCGGTGGTTCTGCAGAACGCGCCGTTCACCAGCAGAGCCAAGCTGCACGGAGACGTCCCCGCCATAGAGGGTACCGCCAGCGCAAGCATGC tgaCGCGGTTCCCCCGGCcggcctcccccctccaggacgTGGCCACCATCGTGGGCAGCCGGGAGACGGTCAGCGTGCTGCTGTCCCTCTACGACCACCAGCTGGAGCACGAGGGCACCACGGGCTGGGACAGCCTGCTCTGGGTGGTCAACCAGCT TCTTCCCCAGCTCATCGAGATCGTGGGGCGCATCAATGTGACCTCATCCACCTGCGTCCACGAGTTCTCCCGCTTCTTCTGGCGCTTGTGTCGGACTTTCGGGAAGATCTTCACAAACACTAAG GTTAAACCACAGTTTCAAGAGATCCTCAGGCTTTCTGAAGAGAATGTTG ACGCGTCGACAGGAAACGGGATTCTGACCAAGGCCACCGTCCCCATCTACGCCACGGGAGTACTCACGTGTTACAACCAG GAGGAGGACCGCAAGCTCCTGGTGGGCTTCCTGGAGGACGTCATGAccaccctgtccctgtcccacGCCCCGCTGGACAGCCTCAAGGCCTCCTTCGTAGAGCTGGg ggCTAACCCTGCGTACCATGAACTGCTGCTGACCGTTCTCTGGTACGGGGTCGTCCACACCTCGGCCCTGGTCCGATGTACTGCCGCGCGCATGTTTGAG CTGCTGGTGAAGGGGGTGAATGAGACGCTGGTTGCTCAGAGAGTGGTGCCGGCTCTCATCACTCTGTCCTCCGACCCGGAAAT CTCTGTCCGAATTTCCACCATCCCTGCCTTCGGAACCATCATGGAGACGGTCACGCAGAAAGAG CTGCTGGAGCGCGTGAAGATGCAGCTGGAGTCCTTCCTGGAGGACCCCCAGTATCAGGACCAGCACTCCCTCCACATGGAGATCATCCGGACCTTCGGCCGCGTGGGCCCCAACGCAGAGCCGCGGTTCAGAGATGAGT TCGTGCTGCCCCACCTGCACAAGCTAGCGCTGGGTAACAACAGCCAGACGGTGGAGGCCAAGAGGATAGACATCGCCACCCAGCTGTTTGAGGCCTACAGCGCCCTTTCCTGCTGCT TCATCtcggaggaggtgatggtgaaccacttcctgcccggcttgCGGTGTCTCCGGGCAGACATGGAGCAGCTCTCTGCTGAGCACGag GTCATCCTGAGCTCCATGATCAGGGAGTGCGAGATCAAGATCGAGAACCGGAGCATCGGAGACGCACAAgg ctCGCTGTCCATCGCGTCCAGCCTCGTGGGCGAGGACGCCAAGACCAAGTTCCTGAGCAAGATGGGTCAGCTGACCACCTCCGGCGCCATGCTGGCCAACGTCTTCCAGAGGAAGAAGTGA